DNA from Pseudomonas putida:
GTGGTGATACGGTCCTGGGCAGAAACCCCGGTGGTAATGCCTTCTGCTGCCTCGATGGTGACGGTGAAGCCGGTGCCGTGGCGGGCCTGGTTGTTCTGCACCATCGGTGCCAGCTGCAGCGCGTCGACGGTGGCTTCATCCAGGCACAGGCAGACGATACCGCTGCAGTCGCGGATCATCATGGCCATGGTCTGCAACGTAATGTTCTCGGCGGCGGCAATGATGTCCGCTTCGTCCTCGCGGTCGTTATCGTCGAGCAGCAGTACAGGGCGCCCGGCCTGGAAGGCGGCGATGGCGGCGGAAACATTGGGAAATTGCGAAAGGTGCTGGGTGGACATGAAACGCTCCTCGTGAATGATCGATGAACGTCTCGGGGCGAACAAAATGCGCGCGCAAGGGCGCCCGAATGGCCCCTGCCTGACGCCTTCTTTCATCCGGACTATGACCGTCGGCTCTGGAGTTGCACCAGATCTGCTGACCCCCGGCATGGCCGGGGCGCTCGCGGGCTCATCTTTCGATTTACCGCCGGTGGGGACTTTCACCCCGCCCTGAAGACCGGGCAAGCATACCGCACAGTGCCACCCCACTGGCAACCCGCTGTTCTACGACCTTCGGCGGTATCATGCAGGCATGGCCTTTCTGGAGTACCCCCATGGACATTCTCCAAGTCGCCGGCGGCAAGCCGGTCAAATTATGGACTGATGGCGTGCCGGTCGAGGAGGACGCCCGCCGGCAACTGATGAACACGGCCAGGATGCCGTTCATCTTCAAGCATCTGGCGGTGATGCCGGACGTGCACCTGGGCAAGGGCTCGACCATCGGCAGCGTGATCCCCACGGTCAGTGCGATCATTCCCGCAGCGGTTGGCGTGGACATCGGCTGCGGCATGATCGCTGCGCGCACTTCTTTGCACGCCCGTGACCTGCCAGACAACCTGCATGGCCTGCGCAGCGCCATCGAGCAGGCGGTGCCCCATGGCAAAACCTTCGGCAAACGTGACCAGGGCGCCTGGGCCGATGTGCCGGCCAAGGCAGACAAGGCCTGGGGCCAGTTGGCCGGGCGCTTCAAGGCCATTACCGACAAGTACCCGCGCCTGGAGAAGACCAACAACCGTCACCACCTGGGCACCTTGGGCGGTGGCAACCACTTCATCGAAGTGTGCCTGGATGAGGCCGACCGCGTCTGGTTCATGCTGCACAGCGGCTCGCGCGGTGTGGGCAATGCCATCGGCAACCTGTTCATCGAACTGGCCCAGGCCGACATGCGTCAGCACCTGGCCAACCTGCCGGACAAGGACCTGGCGTATTTCGAGGAAGGCAGTCGCCATTTCGCGGACTACGTCCAGGCCGTGGAGTGGGCACAGGACTACGCCCGGCAGAACCGCGAGCTGATGATGCTGGCCGTGGTCGGCGCTGCTCGCAAGGCGCTGGGCAAACCGTTCGAGGCCAGCCTGGAAGCGGTGAACTGCCACCACAACTATGTACAGCGTGAGCAGCACTTTGGCCGCGAAGTGTTGGTCACGCGCAAGGGGGCGGTGTCGGCGCAGAAGGGGCAGTTGGGCATCATCCCAGGCTCCATGGGCGCCAGAAGCTTCATCGTGCGTGGGCTGGGCAATGAGGAGTCGTTCTGCTCCTGCAGCCATGGCGCTGGGCGCGTGATGAGCCGGACCAAGGCCAAAAGCCGCTTCACCGTCGAGGACCAACGGCGGGCCACGGCGCATGTGGAATGCCGCAAGGACAAGGATGTAATCGACGAAATCCCGATGGCGTACAAGGACATCGACGCGGTGATGCGTGCCCAGCAGGCGCTTGTCGAGGTGGTTCACACCCTGCGGCAGGTGGTGTGTGTGAAGGGCTAGCCAGGAGCGCCTCGAACAACTGCAGCCGGATACGTCGTTATCTGGCCAGCTGCTTGAGCACCGTACGCAAAGAAGCCCCCAGCATTTGCCCATGGTCCAGCCCCTCGAACCGTTCGAAGCGCACCTGAAGGCCTTTTACCTTGGCCAGGTCTGCCGTCAGTTCGCGCGCGGGCTTCTCCACATCGCCCTTTAACTGCGCCCTGGGGCTCGCAGGTTCCTCGCTGCCCCGCATCAGTAGCAGCCGCGCAGGGTTGTTGCCCAAGCGCTGCTCAAGCCCCCGCGCCTCCTGCACGATGGCCCCGTCATGCCACCACAGTGATGGGCTGGCGGCGGCGTAGTCGCTGAATGCGCCGGGCCGGGTGAACAGTGTATGCAGCACGGCCAGCCCGCCGTAGGAGTGGCCCCACAGGGTTTGCCTTCGCAGGTCGATGGGTGCCACGCCAGCCACCTTGTTGCGCATGGGCCCGGTCAGCAGGTCAACGAACGCCTCCACGCCGCCACTGGGCTCCCCGGTCAACGGGTCGTGTTGTTCTGTCCGCCCAGGCAATGCCGGGGTGTAGTCATAGGTGCGCGCAGTTCGCTCGATACGCTGGTCGGTCTGGTAACCCACGGCCACAAGCAATGGCGCCTGACCGGCAGCGAGCTTGCCCAGTTGCTGGCTGTCCAGCGCCCCTAGCGCGGCATTGCCATCGAGCATCCACAGCACCGGATACCCGGATGCGGGTGCCGGGCGGTTCGGCTGGCCGACCCACAGGCGGTAGTGGCGCTGGCCGTCTGCCGAGTCCATATCGAGATGGCTGAAGCGGTACGCCAGGCCCTTGCGCTGCAGCAGCGAAGTGTCCATTTTCTGGTTGTGCTCGGGCTGCGCCAGGGCGACAGGGGCTGCAAGGGCCAGTGCCAAAGCCAGCGTCAGGGTCATCTTGCTCATCAGGCGTCTCGTCAGGGCTTTGCGAGGAGCGCAAGGCGGGTGCGCCAAGATGATAATCAGTCCTGATTGGGCGTAAAGCGCATTAACTTTCTAAACAGTCCCTGGCAAGCGGCAAGGTCATGTGCAGGCACAGGCCAGGGTGGCCGTTGCTGGCCCACAAGCGGCCACCTTGCAGCTCGATGGCGCGGCGGGCGATGGCCAGGCCCAGGCCGAAGCCCGCTCCGCTACCGGCCAGGCGCTGGTAAGGCTTGAAGATGCGTTCCAGGTCGATGTCAGGCACACCGGGGCCTTGATCGCTCAGGCGCAGGTGCCAGCAATCGCCCTCACGCCAGCCATCCAGGCTCACCCGGCCCTCGGCCGGCGAGTGGCGAATGGCATTGCGCAGCAGGTTTTCCAGGGCTTGGGCCAGGCTGTCCAAGTGAGCCTGTACCCGGCAGTCGGTACCGAGCGAACACGGCAGGCGCGACGGGGCCCAGCCGCTTTCGAAGCAAACGTCCTGGCACAGTGCTTCCCATACCGAAAGCATCAACACCGGTTCGGTCGGCAGGCTGGGCTGTTCGGTGTCCATCCAGGCCAGGTCCAGCGTGTCTTCCAGCAGCTTTTGCATGTCGGCGACTTCGCGGTCCAGGCGTTCGCGCAGTTGTGGCGGTGGCAAGTCGCTGTCATGGGCAATGCGCAGCCGCGCCAGTGGCGTGCGCAATTCGTGAGACAGTGTGCGCAACAGCAGGCGCTGTTGTTCCAGGCTCTGGCGCAGGCGCCCGGCCATGTGTTCGAAGGCCTGTGCCAGTTCACCCAGCTCGTCACGGCGTTCCTGCAGGGGCAGGGCGGGGCTGTCCAGGTCGTCGGCACGCAGGGCGTCGGCGCGGTCGCGCAGGCGGTTCAGCGGTACGACCAAATGTCGGTACAACGCCAGGCCCAGCAGCAGTGCGAGCAGTGCGGGTGCAACGCCGTGGGTGATCACATGGGTCCACGGTGTCAGGCCGGTGGGCAGCAGGCGCTCGGGCAGTTGCAGCACCAGGCGGCCGTGCTCGGGGTGTTGCGGGAACTCGATGCTGACATACGGCAGCTCATCCTGCAGGCGCCGGCTCATTGGCCAGTCGAGTTTGCGCATGAAGGTCAGGTGGCTGGCTTGCTCGGCATTCAGTGGCGTGGTGCCAAGGCTTTGCAGGTGCGGCCCGACCAAGGCAACCCAGGTGTCCTCGGCTTGTTCCAGTTGCCTGCGCCAGGCCTCGGCGCCTTCCGCGCCGCCCTGGTTCCAGGCCTGTTCGGCTTGTTGTGCATAGCGGGCCAGGTAATCCTGGTCGCCCTGGGACAGGAAGTAGGTACTGCGCTCTACCGACAGGCCCCAGGTCCAGATCAGCCAGACCAGCAGCAGGCAGAAGCTGACCTGCAGTACCGCCAGTTTCCATAGCAAAGGGTGGCGACGCATCAGGGCTGTTCCGTGTCGATCAGGACATACCCTTGGCCACGCACGGCCTGGATCTGCAGGTGCTGGGCACTGATGTCGGCCAGCTTGCGGCGCAGGTTGCACACATGCACGTCCAGGCCCCTGTCCAGGCGGGTATAGGCCCGGTGCAGCACGCTCCGGTACAGGAAGGGTTTGCTCAAGGCTTCGCCGGGGTGCGCCCGCAGCGTCACCAGCAAGCGGAATTCGGAAGCGGTGAGGCCAGCGGCATTGCCGTTGTGGATAACGTCTTGACGGTCGTGGTCCAGCATCACCTCGCCGACGTCGGTACGCAGCGCCGTGCCACGGTCGAATGCCACACGCCGCAGCAAGGCGTCGACCCGGGCGTCCAGCTCCGCCAGGCTGAAGGGCTTGGGCAGGTAATCGTCCGCGCCACGGGTAAAGCCGCTGATGCGATCTTGCTCGGCGCCTAGCGCCGACATCAGCATGACCGGTACCGCCTGTTGTCGGCGCAGCTCGTCGAGCAGGCTGAGGCCGTCGATGCCTGGCAGCATGATGTCCAACAGCACCAAATCGAACTGCGATTGCTGTATGGCATTCAGTGCCTGGGTGCCGCTGGCGCAGGCGTGCACCTGGAAACCGCGGTTGAGGAAATGGCGTTCCAGGTCTTGAAGCAGGCGAGGGTCGTCTTCGACAAGGAGAAGTGAGGTGGGCACGGCGAGCCTTGAATGAGAACTTCTATCAGT
Protein-coding regions in this window:
- the ribB gene encoding 3,4-dihydroxy-2-butanone-4-phosphate synthase, with the protein product MSTQHLSQFPNVSAAIAAFQAGRPVLLLDDNDREDEADIIAAAENITLQTMAMMIRDCSGIVCLCLDEATVDALQLAPMVQNNQARHGTGFTVTIEAAEGITTGVSAQDRITTIDAALRSSAEQRHIVSPGHVFPLRARNGGVLTRRGHTEGSVDLARLAGLRPAAVLCELMNPDGSMARGEQVAVYARQYNLPVLTIEELARYREALLELEAEPA
- a CDS encoding RtcB family protein — translated: MDILQVAGGKPVKLWTDGVPVEEDARRQLMNTARMPFIFKHLAVMPDVHLGKGSTIGSVIPTVSAIIPAAVGVDIGCGMIAARTSLHARDLPDNLHGLRSAIEQAVPHGKTFGKRDQGAWADVPAKADKAWGQLAGRFKAITDKYPRLEKTNNRHHLGTLGGGNHFIEVCLDEADRVWFMLHSGSRGVGNAIGNLFIELAQADMRQHLANLPDKDLAYFEEGSRHFADYVQAVEWAQDYARQNRELMMLAVVGAARKALGKPFEASLEAVNCHHNYVQREQHFGREVLVTRKGAVSAQKGQLGIIPGSMGARSFIVRGLGNEESFCSCSHGAGRVMSRTKAKSRFTVEDQRRATAHVECRKDKDVIDEIPMAYKDIDAVMRAQQALVEVVHTLRQVVCVKG
- a CDS encoding alpha/beta hydrolase yields the protein MSKMTLTLALALALAAPVALAQPEHNQKMDTSLLQRKGLAYRFSHLDMDSADGQRHYRLWVGQPNRPAPASGYPVLWMLDGNAALGALDSQQLGKLAAGQAPLLVAVGYQTDQRIERTARTYDYTPALPGRTEQHDPLTGEPSGGVEAFVDLLTGPMRNKVAGVAPIDLRRQTLWGHSYGGLAVLHTLFTRPGAFSDYAAASPSLWWHDGAIVQEARGLEQRLGNNPARLLLMRGSEEPASPRAQLKGDVEKPARELTADLAKVKGLQVRFERFEGLDHGQMLGASLRTVLKQLAR
- a CDS encoding histidine kinase sensor domain-containing protein; this encodes MRRHPLLWKLAVLQVSFCLLLVWLIWTWGLSVERSTYFLSQGDQDYLARYAQQAEQAWNQGGAEGAEAWRRQLEQAEDTWVALVGPHLQSLGTTPLNAEQASHLTFMRKLDWPMSRRLQDELPYVSIEFPQHPEHGRLVLQLPERLLPTGLTPWTHVITHGVAPALLALLLGLALYRHLVVPLNRLRDRADALRADDLDSPALPLQERRDELGELAQAFEHMAGRLRQSLEQQRLLLRTLSHELRTPLARLRIAHDSDLPPPQLRERLDREVADMQKLLEDTLDLAWMDTEQPSLPTEPVLMLSVWEALCQDVCFESGWAPSRLPCSLGTDCRVQAHLDSLAQALENLLRNAIRHSPAEGRVSLDGWREGDCWHLRLSDQGPGVPDIDLERIFKPYQRLAGSGAGFGLGLAIARRAIELQGGRLWASNGHPGLCLHMTLPLARDCLES
- a CDS encoding response regulator transcription factor, with protein sequence MPTSLLLVEDDPRLLQDLERHFLNRGFQVHACASGTQALNAIQQSQFDLVLLDIMLPGIDGLSLLDELRRQQAVPVMLMSALGAEQDRISGFTRGADDYLPKPFSLAELDARVDALLRRVAFDRGTALRTDVGEVMLDHDRQDVIHNGNAAGLTASEFRLLVTLRAHPGEALSKPFLYRSVLHRAYTRLDRGLDVHVCNLRRKLADISAQHLQIQAVRGQGYVLIDTEQP